One segment of Poecile atricapillus isolate bPoeAtr1 chromosome 5, bPoeAtr1.hap1, whole genome shotgun sequence DNA contains the following:
- the EAF2 gene encoding ELL-associated factor 2 isoform X3 codes for MRNATKVPNNIKNSPSKEKTFPSSPMDDIEQELKAEASIMDQLSSSDSSSDSKSSSSSSSSSENSSSDSEDEEMKPSLPMSMPYLQPQPTVSAIPQQAVPDKDASHNRSQESSGHMMNTLRNDLQLSESGSDSDD; via the exons atgCGAAATGCAACAAAAGTTCCAAATAACATTAAAAACTCTCCATCAAAAGAAAAAACGTTTCCCTCTTCTCCTATGGATGACATTGAACAGG AGCTAAAAGCAGAAGCCAGTATCATGGACCAGCTGAGTAGCTCTGATAGCTCATCTGACTCAAAAAGTTCTTCGTCCTCTTCATCAAGTAGTGAAAATAGTTCTAGTGATTCTGAAGATGAGGAAATGAAGCCCTCTCTTCCTATGTCAATGCCGTATTTACAGCCTCAGCCTACTGTGTCTGCCATACCACAACAGGCTGTTCCTGACAAAGATGCCAGTCATAACAGATCCCAAGAGAGCAGTGGTCATATGATGAATACACTAC GAAATGACTTGCAGCTGAGTGAATCTGGAAGCGATAGTGATGACTGA
- the EAF2 gene encoding ELL-associated factor 2 isoform X2 yields the protein MSCEGDLEVGKGEQVTITLPNIEGSTPPVTVFKGSKKPYLKECILIINHDTGECRLEKLSSNITVKKTRAEGSSKVQSRIEQQQQQMRNATKVPNNIKNSPSKEKTFPSSPMDDIEQELKAEASIMDQLSSSDSSSDSKSSSSSSSSSENSSSDSEDEEMKPSLPMSMPYLQPQPTVSAIPQQAVPDKDASHNRSQESSGHMMNTLRNDLQLSESGSDSDD from the exons ATGTCCTGTGAAGGAGACCTTGAAGTTGGCAAAGGTGAACAGGTGACAATAACGCTGCCAAATATCGAG GGTTCAACTCCACCAGTGACTGTATTCAAGGGCTCAAAGAAGCCTTACCTAAAAGAATGTATCTTAATTATCAACCATGACACTGGAGAATGTCGCCTAGAGAAACTTAGTAGCAACATCACTGTGAAAAAAACCAG AGCTGAAGGAAGTAGTAAAGTCCAGTCTCGCAttgagcagcaacagcagcaaatgCGAAATGCAACAAAAGTTCCAAATAACATTAAAAACTCTCCATCAAAAGAAAAAACGTTTCCCTCTTCTCCTATGGATGACATTGAACAGG AGCTAAAAGCAGAAGCCAGTATCATGGACCAGCTGAGTAGCTCTGATAGCTCATCTGACTCAAAAAGTTCTTCGTCCTCTTCATCAAGTAGTGAAAATAGTTCTAGTGATTCTGAAGATGAGGAAATGAAGCCCTCTCTTCCTATGTCAATGCCGTATTTACAGCCTCAGCCTACTGTGTCTGCCATACCACAACAGGCTGTTCCTGACAAAGATGCCAGTCATAACAGATCCCAAGAGAGCAGTGGTCATATGATGAATACACTAC GAAATGACTTGCAGCTGAGTGAATCTGGAAGCGATAGTGATGACTGA
- the EAF2 gene encoding ELL-associated factor 2 isoform X1 codes for MNGTVPSLYDPKARVLKLGESFEKQPRCAFHTVRYDFKPASIDMSCEGDLEVGKGEQVTITLPNIEGSTPPVTVFKGSKKPYLKECILIINHDTGECRLEKLSSNITVKKTRAEGSSKVQSRIEQQQQQMRNATKVPNNIKNSPSKEKTFPSSPMDDIEQELKAEASIMDQLSSSDSSSDSKSSSSSSSSSENSSSDSEDEEMKPSLPMSMPYLQPQPTVSAIPQQAVPDKDASHNRSQESSGHMMNTLRNDLQLSESGSDSDD; via the exons ATGAACGGAACGGTCCCGTCGCTCTACGACCCCAAGGCGCGGGTGCTAAAGCTAGGGGAGAGCTTCGAGAAGCAGCCGCGCTGCGCCTTCCACACTGTCCGCT aTGACTTTAAGCCTGCATCTATTGATATGTCCTGTGAAGGAGACCTTGAAGTTGGCAAAGGTGAACAGGTGACAATAACGCTGCCAAATATCGAG GGTTCAACTCCACCAGTGACTGTATTCAAGGGCTCAAAGAAGCCTTACCTAAAAGAATGTATCTTAATTATCAACCATGACACTGGAGAATGTCGCCTAGAGAAACTTAGTAGCAACATCACTGTGAAAAAAACCAG AGCTGAAGGAAGTAGTAAAGTCCAGTCTCGCAttgagcagcaacagcagcaaatgCGAAATGCAACAAAAGTTCCAAATAACATTAAAAACTCTCCATCAAAAGAAAAAACGTTTCCCTCTTCTCCTATGGATGACATTGAACAGG AGCTAAAAGCAGAAGCCAGTATCATGGACCAGCTGAGTAGCTCTGATAGCTCATCTGACTCAAAAAGTTCTTCGTCCTCTTCATCAAGTAGTGAAAATAGTTCTAGTGATTCTGAAGATGAGGAAATGAAGCCCTCTCTTCCTATGTCAATGCCGTATTTACAGCCTCAGCCTACTGTGTCTGCCATACCACAACAGGCTGTTCCTGACAAAGATGCCAGTCATAACAGATCCCAAGAGAGCAGTGGTCATATGATGAATACACTAC GAAATGACTTGCAGCTGAGTGAATCTGGAAGCGATAGTGATGACTGA